One segment of Falco peregrinus isolate bFalPer1 chromosome 4, bFalPer1.pri, whole genome shotgun sequence DNA contains the following:
- the PRDM15 gene encoding PR domain zinc finger protein 15 isoform X4 produces the protein MAEDGSDETMFIWCEDCGQYHDSECPELGPVVTVKDSFVLSRARSSLPSNLEIRQLEDGTEGVFALTQLVKRTQFGPFESKRVAKLEKESVFPLKVFQKDGPLVYFDTSNEDDCNWMMMVRPATEYEHQNLTAFQHDNDIYFTTSQDIPPGTELRVWYAAFYAKKMEKPVLKQVTSIANDMCLVVTESDKEGNKISSKPSSAVFPHKKPKKSSIPAADPAVNASEGSGAAEAESSQWMCKVCSSAFQEPQLLTEHLLSHLEQAKGAPQTSQNEAVAEKAVEGPPVDQPVICDAASASADTDSRRKARRGRKPKTAKAEAPLVVAEEKDSAVERVADVVTEVPPEEVALPSAAEERIMELVLGKMPSTTNSISSVTNRHGIRRKLIKQLGEHKRVYQCSICSKIFQNSSNLSRHIRSHGDKLFKCEECAKLFSRKESLKQHVSYKHSRNEVDSEYRYKCSTCEKAFRIESALEFHNCRTDDKTFQCEMCFRFFSTNSNLSKHKKKHGDKKFACEICNKMFYRKDVMLDHQRRHLEGVRRVKREDFEHNTENMVRYKKEPSGCPVCGKVFSCRSNMNKHLLTHGDKKYTCEICGRKFFRVDVLRDHIHVHFKDIALMDDHQREEFIGKIGISSEENDDNSDESADSEPHKYSCKRCQLTFGRGKEYLKHIMDVHKEKGYGCSICNRRFALKATYHAHMVIHRENLPDPNVQKYIHPCEICGRIFNSIGNLERHKLIHTGVKSHACEQCGKSFARKDMLKEHMRVHDNIREYLCAECGKGMKTKHALRHHMKLHKGIKEYECKECHRKFAQKVNMLKHYKRHTGIKDFMCELCGKTFSERNTMETHKLIHTVGKQWTCSVCDKKYVTDYMLQKHIQLTHDKVEAQSCQLCGTKVSTRASMSRHMRRKHPEILSVRIDDLEQLPETTTIDASSIGIVQPELALEQGELPEGKQHMKAPKRGQKRKQKSGEEEETQVPEDPAFSEYTEKEGDFTGNVGDETNSAVQSIQQVVVTLGDPNVTAPSSSVGLTNITVTPITTAAGTQFTNLQPVAVGHLTAPERQLQLDNSILTVTFDTVSGSAMLHNRQNDIQIQPQPEAANPQSVAHFINLTTLVNSIAPLGNQITEQHPLTWRSVPQTDVLQPQAQPTPQQSGQQQVQTEQQQQMYSY, from the exons GTGTTCCAGAAGGATGGGCCCCTGGTATATTTTGACACCTCAAATGAAGATGATTGCAACTGGATGATGATGGTGCGACCAGCCACCGAATACGAGCATCAAAACTTAACTGCCTTCCAGCATGACAATGATATTTACTTCACCACCTCCCAGGACATCCCACCAGGAACTGAGCTGCGAGTGTGGTATGCAGCTTTTTACgccaaaaaaatggaaaagccaGTGCTGAAGCAGGTCACTAGTATTGCCAATG ATATGTGCTTGGTAGTGACAGAGTCTGATAAAGAGGGGAATAAAATCTCTTCAAAACCTTCGTCTGCTGTCTTCCCCCATAAAAAACCGAAGAAATCCAGCATACCAGCAGCCGATCCAGCAG TGAACGCTTCGGAAGGCAGtggagctgcagaagcagagtcCAGCCAGTGGATGTGTAAAGTGTGTTCATCTGCTTTCCAAGAGCCTCAGCTGCTGACAG AGCACTTACTGAGTCACCTGGAACAAGCTAAAGGTGccccccaaaccagccaaaatGAGGCTGTTGCAGAGAAAGCTGTAGAGGGTCCCCCTGTGGATCAGCCAGTGATTTGTGATGCAGCCAGTGCCAGTGCAGATACAGACTCAAGGAGGAAGGCCAGGCGGGGAAGAAAGCCCAAAACAGCAAAAGCGGAAGCACCTCTTGTCGTTGCTGAAGAGAAAGATTCTGCAG TGGAACGTGTAGCAGATGTTGTAACTGAGGTCCCACCAGAAGAGGTGGccctgccttcagctgcagaagagaGGATTATGGAATTGGTTTTAGGAAAGATGCCTAGCACCACAAATAGCATCAGTTCAGTGACAAA TAGACATGGTATACGGCGGAAGCTGATAAAACAACTTGGGGAGCATAAGCGAGTCTACCAGTGCAGTATCTGCAGTAAGATCTTCCAGAACAGCAGCAACCTCAGCAGGCACATCCGTTCTCACG GTGACAAACTATTTAAATGTGAGGAATGCGCAAAGCTGTTCAGCCGTAAAGAGAGCTTGAAGCAGCATGTTTCATACAAGCACAGCAGGAATGAA GTTGACAGTGAGTACAGATACAAGTGCAGCACATGTGAAAAGGCCTTTCGGATAGAAAGTGCATTGGAATTCCATAACTGCAGGACAG ATGACAAGACATTCCAGTGTGAGATGTGTTTCAGATTCTTTTCTACAAACAGTAATctttcaaaacacaagaaaaaacatggGGATAAGAAGTTTGCATGTGAAATCTGCAATAAGATGTTCTACCGGAAGGATGTCATGCTAGACCATCAAAGACGACACTTGGAAG GGGTGAGGCGTGTGAAAAGAGAAGACTTTGAGCACAACACGGAAAACATGGTGCGCTACAAAAAGGAGCCTTCGGGATGCCCTGTGTGTGGGAAG gtGTTTTCATGTAGGAGCAATATGAACAAACATCTTTTAACACATGGAGACAAGAAATACACTTGTGAAATCTGCGGACGTAAATTTTTCAGGGTGGATGTGTTGAGAGATCACATTCATGTCCATTTTAAG GACATAGCACTAATGGATGATCACCAGAGAGAAGAATTCATTGGTAAAATTGGAATCTCATCAGAGGAAAATGATGACAACTCTGATGAAAGTGCAGATTCTGAGCCTCACAAGTATAGCTGCAAAAGGTGCCAG TTGACTTTTGGCAGAGGGAAGGAGTACCTGAAGCACATAATGGACGTGCACAAGGAGAAAGGCTATGGCTGTAGTATTTGTAACCGACGTTTTGCCTTGAAGGCAACTTACCATGCACACATGGTCATTCATCGGGAGAACCTGCCTGATCCTAACGTGCAGAA GTACATCCATCCATGTGAAATCTGTGGAAGGATTTTTAACAGTATAGGAAATCTGGAAAGACATAAGCTTATACATACAG GTGTAAAAAGTCATGCTTGTGAGCAATGTGGCAAATCATTTGCTAGAAAAGACATGTTAAAAGAACATATGCGAGTCCATGATAATATCCGAGAATACTTGTGTGCAGAGTGTGGCAAAG GAATGAAGACAAAACATGCACTTCGTCACCACATGAAACTTCATAAAGGGATTAAAGAATATGAATGCAAGGAATGTCACCGAAAATTTGCACAGAAAGTGAACATGCTGAAGCATTACAAAAGACATACGG GAATCAAAGATTTCATGTGTGAGCTGTGTGGCAAGACGTTTAGTGAGAGAAATACAATGGAGACTCATAAGTTGATTCATACAG TAGGAAAACAGTGGACATGTTCAGTCTGTGATAAGAAGTATGTCACTGATTACATGCTACAGAAGCACATCCAGCTCACTCATGATAAGGTGGAAGCCCAGAGCTGTCAGTTGTGTGGGACAAAGGTTTCTACCAGAGCATCTATGAGTCGACACATGAGGCGTAAACATCCAGAG ATTCTTTCGGTGAGGATTGACGATTTAGAGCAGCTGCCAGAGACGACGACCATTGATGCCTCCTCAATTGGGATTGTTCAG CCGGAATTAGCCTTGGAACAAGGAGAATTACCAGAAGGGAAACAGCATATGAAAGCTCCTAAACGTGGCCAGAAACGAAAACAAAAGtcaggtgaggaggaggaaactCAAGTGCCTGAGGACCCTGCCTTCAGTGAATACACAGAGAAGGAAGGTGACTTCACAGGGAATGTTGGAGATGAGACTAACTCAGCTGTACAGAGCATCCAGCAG gTGGTGGTGACCCTTGGCGACCCAAATGTCACAGCCCCTTCCAGTTCCGTTGGGCTGACAAATATCACTGTTACCCCCAttacaacagcagctggaaccCAATTCACAAACCTCCAGCCAGTGGCTGTGGGCCATCTGACTGCACCTGAACGTCAGTTACAGCTGGACAACTCAATTCTCACCGTCACGTTTGACACTGTCAGTGGTTCTGCCATGCTGCACAACCGCCAAAATGACATTCAGATCCAGCCGCAGCCAGAGGCAGCCAATCCTCAGTCTGTGGCCCATTTTATAAACCTGACCACCTTGGTGAACTCCATTGCTCCTCTAGGGAACCAGATAACAGAACAGCATCCTCTGACATGGAGGTCAGTGCCTCAGACTGATGTCTTgcagccccaggcacagccaACGCCACAGCAGTCAGGACAGCAACAGGTTCAAACAGAGCAACAACAACAGATGTATAGCTACTAA
- the PRDM15 gene encoding PR domain zinc finger protein 15 isoform X6, whose product MTMIFTSPPPRTSHQELSCECDMCLVVTESDKEGNKISSKPSSAVFPHKKPKKSSIPAADPAVNASEGSGAAEAESSQWMCKVCSSAFQEPQLLTEHLLSHLEQAKGAPQTSQNEAVAEKAVEGPPVDQPVICDAASASADTDSRRKARRGRKPKTAKAEAPLVVAEEKDSAVERVADVVTEVPPEEVALPSAAEERIMELVLGKMPSTTNSISSVTNRFAHHQNTMSLKRSLILSSRHGIRRKLIKQLGEHKRVYQCSICSKIFQNSSNLSRHIRSHGDKLFKCEECAKLFSRKESLKQHVSYKHSRNEVDSEYRYKCSTCEKAFRIESALEFHNCRTDDKTFQCEMCFRFFSTNSNLSKHKKKHGDKKFACEICNKMFYRKDVMLDHQRRHLEGVRRVKREDFEHNTENMVRYKKEPSGCPVCGKVFSCRSNMNKHLLTHGDKKYTCEICGRKFFRVDVLRDHIHVHFKDIALMDDHQREEFIGKIGISSEENDDNSDESADSEPHKYSCKRCQLTFGRGKEYLKHIMDVHKEKGYGCSICNRRFALKATYHAHMVIHRENLPDPNVQKYIHPCEICGRIFNSIGNLERHKLIHTGVKSHACEQCGKSFARKDMLKEHMRVHDNIREYLCAECGKGMKTKHALRHHMKLHKGIKEYECKECHRKFAQKVNMLKHYKRHTGIKDFMCELCGKTFSERNTMETHKLIHTVGKQWTCSVCDKKYVTDYMLQKHIQLTHDKVEAQSCQLCGTKVSTRASMSRHMRRKHPEILSVRIDDLEQLPETTTIDASSIGIVQPELALEQGELPEGKQHMKAPKRGQKRKQKSGEEEETQVPEDPAFSEYTEKEGDFTGNVGDETNSAVQSIQQVVVTLGDPNVTAPSSSVGLTNITVTPITTAAGTQFTNLQPVAVGHLTAPERQLQLDNSILTVTFDTVSGSAMLHNRQNDIQIQPQPEAANPQSVAHFINLTTLVNSIAPLGNQITEQHPLTWRSVPQTDVLQPQAQPTPQQSGQQQVQTEQQQQMYSY is encoded by the exons ATGACAATGATATTTACTTCACCACCTCCCAGGACATCCCACCAGGAACTGAGCTGCGAGTGTG ATATGTGCTTGGTAGTGACAGAGTCTGATAAAGAGGGGAATAAAATCTCTTCAAAACCTTCGTCTGCTGTCTTCCCCCATAAAAAACCGAAGAAATCCAGCATACCAGCAGCCGATCCAGCAG TGAACGCTTCGGAAGGCAGtggagctgcagaagcagagtcCAGCCAGTGGATGTGTAAAGTGTGTTCATCTGCTTTCCAAGAGCCTCAGCTGCTGACAG AGCACTTACTGAGTCACCTGGAACAAGCTAAAGGTGccccccaaaccagccaaaatGAGGCTGTTGCAGAGAAAGCTGTAGAGGGTCCCCCTGTGGATCAGCCAGTGATTTGTGATGCAGCCAGTGCCAGTGCAGATACAGACTCAAGGAGGAAGGCCAGGCGGGGAAGAAAGCCCAAAACAGCAAAAGCGGAAGCACCTCTTGTCGTTGCTGAAGAGAAAGATTCTGCAG TGGAACGTGTAGCAGATGTTGTAACTGAGGTCCCACCAGAAGAGGTGGccctgccttcagctgcagaagagaGGATTATGGAATTGGTTTTAGGAAAGATGCCTAGCACCACAAATAGCATCAGTTCAGTGACAAA TAGGTTTGCTCATCACCAAAACACCATGTCCCTCAAAAGAAGTTTAATTCTCTCCAGTAGACATGGTATACGGCGGAAGCTGATAAAACAACTTGGGGAGCATAAGCGAGTCTACCAGTGCAGTATCTGCAGTAAGATCTTCCAGAACAGCAGCAACCTCAGCAGGCACATCCGTTCTCACG GTGACAAACTATTTAAATGTGAGGAATGCGCAAAGCTGTTCAGCCGTAAAGAGAGCTTGAAGCAGCATGTTTCATACAAGCACAGCAGGAATGAA GTTGACAGTGAGTACAGATACAAGTGCAGCACATGTGAAAAGGCCTTTCGGATAGAAAGTGCATTGGAATTCCATAACTGCAGGACAG ATGACAAGACATTCCAGTGTGAGATGTGTTTCAGATTCTTTTCTACAAACAGTAATctttcaaaacacaagaaaaaacatggGGATAAGAAGTTTGCATGTGAAATCTGCAATAAGATGTTCTACCGGAAGGATGTCATGCTAGACCATCAAAGACGACACTTGGAAG GGGTGAGGCGTGTGAAAAGAGAAGACTTTGAGCACAACACGGAAAACATGGTGCGCTACAAAAAGGAGCCTTCGGGATGCCCTGTGTGTGGGAAG gtGTTTTCATGTAGGAGCAATATGAACAAACATCTTTTAACACATGGAGACAAGAAATACACTTGTGAAATCTGCGGACGTAAATTTTTCAGGGTGGATGTGTTGAGAGATCACATTCATGTCCATTTTAAG GACATAGCACTAATGGATGATCACCAGAGAGAAGAATTCATTGGTAAAATTGGAATCTCATCAGAGGAAAATGATGACAACTCTGATGAAAGTGCAGATTCTGAGCCTCACAAGTATAGCTGCAAAAGGTGCCAG TTGACTTTTGGCAGAGGGAAGGAGTACCTGAAGCACATAATGGACGTGCACAAGGAGAAAGGCTATGGCTGTAGTATTTGTAACCGACGTTTTGCCTTGAAGGCAACTTACCATGCACACATGGTCATTCATCGGGAGAACCTGCCTGATCCTAACGTGCAGAA GTACATCCATCCATGTGAAATCTGTGGAAGGATTTTTAACAGTATAGGAAATCTGGAAAGACATAAGCTTATACATACAG GTGTAAAAAGTCATGCTTGTGAGCAATGTGGCAAATCATTTGCTAGAAAAGACATGTTAAAAGAACATATGCGAGTCCATGATAATATCCGAGAATACTTGTGTGCAGAGTGTGGCAAAG GAATGAAGACAAAACATGCACTTCGTCACCACATGAAACTTCATAAAGGGATTAAAGAATATGAATGCAAGGAATGTCACCGAAAATTTGCACAGAAAGTGAACATGCTGAAGCATTACAAAAGACATACGG GAATCAAAGATTTCATGTGTGAGCTGTGTGGCAAGACGTTTAGTGAGAGAAATACAATGGAGACTCATAAGTTGATTCATACAG TAGGAAAACAGTGGACATGTTCAGTCTGTGATAAGAAGTATGTCACTGATTACATGCTACAGAAGCACATCCAGCTCACTCATGATAAGGTGGAAGCCCAGAGCTGTCAGTTGTGTGGGACAAAGGTTTCTACCAGAGCATCTATGAGTCGACACATGAGGCGTAAACATCCAGAG ATTCTTTCGGTGAGGATTGACGATTTAGAGCAGCTGCCAGAGACGACGACCATTGATGCCTCCTCAATTGGGATTGTTCAG CCGGAATTAGCCTTGGAACAAGGAGAATTACCAGAAGGGAAACAGCATATGAAAGCTCCTAAACGTGGCCAGAAACGAAAACAAAAGtcaggtgaggaggaggaaactCAAGTGCCTGAGGACCCTGCCTTCAGTGAATACACAGAGAAGGAAGGTGACTTCACAGGGAATGTTGGAGATGAGACTAACTCAGCTGTACAGAGCATCCAGCAG gTGGTGGTGACCCTTGGCGACCCAAATGTCACAGCCCCTTCCAGTTCCGTTGGGCTGACAAATATCACTGTTACCCCCAttacaacagcagctggaaccCAATTCACAAACCTCCAGCCAGTGGCTGTGGGCCATCTGACTGCACCTGAACGTCAGTTACAGCTGGACAACTCAATTCTCACCGTCACGTTTGACACTGTCAGTGGTTCTGCCATGCTGCACAACCGCCAAAATGACATTCAGATCCAGCCGCAGCCAGAGGCAGCCAATCCTCAGTCTGTGGCCCATTTTATAAACCTGACCACCTTGGTGAACTCCATTGCTCCTCTAGGGAACCAGATAACAGAACAGCATCCTCTGACATGGAGGTCAGTGCCTCAGACTGATGTCTTgcagccccaggcacagccaACGCCACAGCAGTCAGGACAGCAACAGGTTCAAACAGAGCAACAACAACAGATGTATAGCTACTAA
- the PRDM15 gene encoding PR domain zinc finger protein 15 isoform X5 produces the protein MAEDGSDETMFIWCEDCGQYHDSECPELGPVVTVKDSFVLSRARSSLPSNLEIRQLEDGTEGVFALTQLVKRTQFGPFESKRVAKLEKESVFPLKVFQKDGPLVYFDTSNEDDCNWMMMVRPATEYEHQNLTAFQHDNDIYFTTSQDIPPGTELRVWYAAFYAKKMEKPVLKQVTSIANDMCLVVTESDKEGNKISSKPSSAVFPHKKPKKSSIPAADPAVNASEGSGAAEAESSQWMCKVCSSAFQEPQLLTEHLLSHLEQAKGAPQTSQNEAVAEKAVEGPPVDQPVICDAASASADTDSRRKARRGRKPKTAKAEAPLVVAEEKDSAVERVADVVTEVPPEEVALPSAAEERIMELVLGKMPSTTNSISSVTKHGIRRKLIKQLGEHKRVYQCSICSKIFQNSSNLSRHIRSHGDKLFKCEECAKLFSRKESLKQHVSYKHSRNEVDSEYRYKCSTCEKAFRIESALEFHNCRTDDKTFQCEMCFRFFSTNSNLSKHKKKHGDKKFACEICNKMFYRKDVMLDHQRRHLEGVRRVKREDFEHNTENMVRYKKEPSGCPVCGKVFSCRSNMNKHLLTHGDKKYTCEICGRKFFRVDVLRDHIHVHFKDIALMDDHQREEFIGKIGISSEENDDNSDESADSEPHKYSCKRCQLTFGRGKEYLKHIMDVHKEKGYGCSICNRRFALKATYHAHMVIHRENLPDPNVQKYIHPCEICGRIFNSIGNLERHKLIHTGVKSHACEQCGKSFARKDMLKEHMRVHDNIREYLCAECGKGMKTKHALRHHMKLHKGIKEYECKECHRKFAQKVNMLKHYKRHTGIKDFMCELCGKTFSERNTMETHKLIHTVGKQWTCSVCDKKYVTDYMLQKHIQLTHDKVEAQSCQLCGTKVSTRASMSRHMRRKHPEILSVRIDDLEQLPETTTIDASSIGIVQPELALEQGELPEGKQHMKAPKRGQKRKQKSGEEEETQVPEDPAFSEYTEKEGDFTGNVGDETNSAVQSIQQVVVTLGDPNVTAPSSSVGLTNITVTPITTAAGTQFTNLQPVAVGHLTAPERQLQLDNSILTVTFDTVSGSAMLHNRQNDIQIQPQPEAANPQSVAHFINLTTLVNSIAPLGNQITEQHPLTWRSVPQTDVLQPQAQPTPQQSGQQQVQTEQQQQMYSY, from the exons GTGTTCCAGAAGGATGGGCCCCTGGTATATTTTGACACCTCAAATGAAGATGATTGCAACTGGATGATGATGGTGCGACCAGCCACCGAATACGAGCATCAAAACTTAACTGCCTTCCAGCATGACAATGATATTTACTTCACCACCTCCCAGGACATCCCACCAGGAACTGAGCTGCGAGTGTGGTATGCAGCTTTTTACgccaaaaaaatggaaaagccaGTGCTGAAGCAGGTCACTAGTATTGCCAATG ATATGTGCTTGGTAGTGACAGAGTCTGATAAAGAGGGGAATAAAATCTCTTCAAAACCTTCGTCTGCTGTCTTCCCCCATAAAAAACCGAAGAAATCCAGCATACCAGCAGCCGATCCAGCAG TGAACGCTTCGGAAGGCAGtggagctgcagaagcagagtcCAGCCAGTGGATGTGTAAAGTGTGTTCATCTGCTTTCCAAGAGCCTCAGCTGCTGACAG AGCACTTACTGAGTCACCTGGAACAAGCTAAAGGTGccccccaaaccagccaaaatGAGGCTGTTGCAGAGAAAGCTGTAGAGGGTCCCCCTGTGGATCAGCCAGTGATTTGTGATGCAGCCAGTGCCAGTGCAGATACAGACTCAAGGAGGAAGGCCAGGCGGGGAAGAAAGCCCAAAACAGCAAAAGCGGAAGCACCTCTTGTCGTTGCTGAAGAGAAAGATTCTGCAG TGGAACGTGTAGCAGATGTTGTAACTGAGGTCCCACCAGAAGAGGTGGccctgccttcagctgcagaagagaGGATTATGGAATTGGTTTTAGGAAAGATGCCTAGCACCACAAATAGCATCAGTTCAGTGACAAA ACATGGTATACGGCGGAAGCTGATAAAACAACTTGGGGAGCATAAGCGAGTCTACCAGTGCAGTATCTGCAGTAAGATCTTCCAGAACAGCAGCAACCTCAGCAGGCACATCCGTTCTCACG GTGACAAACTATTTAAATGTGAGGAATGCGCAAAGCTGTTCAGCCGTAAAGAGAGCTTGAAGCAGCATGTTTCATACAAGCACAGCAGGAATGAA GTTGACAGTGAGTACAGATACAAGTGCAGCACATGTGAAAAGGCCTTTCGGATAGAAAGTGCATTGGAATTCCATAACTGCAGGACAG ATGACAAGACATTCCAGTGTGAGATGTGTTTCAGATTCTTTTCTACAAACAGTAATctttcaaaacacaagaaaaaacatggGGATAAGAAGTTTGCATGTGAAATCTGCAATAAGATGTTCTACCGGAAGGATGTCATGCTAGACCATCAAAGACGACACTTGGAAG GGGTGAGGCGTGTGAAAAGAGAAGACTTTGAGCACAACACGGAAAACATGGTGCGCTACAAAAAGGAGCCTTCGGGATGCCCTGTGTGTGGGAAG gtGTTTTCATGTAGGAGCAATATGAACAAACATCTTTTAACACATGGAGACAAGAAATACACTTGTGAAATCTGCGGACGTAAATTTTTCAGGGTGGATGTGTTGAGAGATCACATTCATGTCCATTTTAAG GACATAGCACTAATGGATGATCACCAGAGAGAAGAATTCATTGGTAAAATTGGAATCTCATCAGAGGAAAATGATGACAACTCTGATGAAAGTGCAGATTCTGAGCCTCACAAGTATAGCTGCAAAAGGTGCCAG TTGACTTTTGGCAGAGGGAAGGAGTACCTGAAGCACATAATGGACGTGCACAAGGAGAAAGGCTATGGCTGTAGTATTTGTAACCGACGTTTTGCCTTGAAGGCAACTTACCATGCACACATGGTCATTCATCGGGAGAACCTGCCTGATCCTAACGTGCAGAA GTACATCCATCCATGTGAAATCTGTGGAAGGATTTTTAACAGTATAGGAAATCTGGAAAGACATAAGCTTATACATACAG GTGTAAAAAGTCATGCTTGTGAGCAATGTGGCAAATCATTTGCTAGAAAAGACATGTTAAAAGAACATATGCGAGTCCATGATAATATCCGAGAATACTTGTGTGCAGAGTGTGGCAAAG GAATGAAGACAAAACATGCACTTCGTCACCACATGAAACTTCATAAAGGGATTAAAGAATATGAATGCAAGGAATGTCACCGAAAATTTGCACAGAAAGTGAACATGCTGAAGCATTACAAAAGACATACGG GAATCAAAGATTTCATGTGTGAGCTGTGTGGCAAGACGTTTAGTGAGAGAAATACAATGGAGACTCATAAGTTGATTCATACAG TAGGAAAACAGTGGACATGTTCAGTCTGTGATAAGAAGTATGTCACTGATTACATGCTACAGAAGCACATCCAGCTCACTCATGATAAGGTGGAAGCCCAGAGCTGTCAGTTGTGTGGGACAAAGGTTTCTACCAGAGCATCTATGAGTCGACACATGAGGCGTAAACATCCAGAG ATTCTTTCGGTGAGGATTGACGATTTAGAGCAGCTGCCAGAGACGACGACCATTGATGCCTCCTCAATTGGGATTGTTCAG CCGGAATTAGCCTTGGAACAAGGAGAATTACCAGAAGGGAAACAGCATATGAAAGCTCCTAAACGTGGCCAGAAACGAAAACAAAAGtcaggtgaggaggaggaaactCAAGTGCCTGAGGACCCTGCCTTCAGTGAATACACAGAGAAGGAAGGTGACTTCACAGGGAATGTTGGAGATGAGACTAACTCAGCTGTACAGAGCATCCAGCAG gTGGTGGTGACCCTTGGCGACCCAAATGTCACAGCCCCTTCCAGTTCCGTTGGGCTGACAAATATCACTGTTACCCCCAttacaacagcagctggaaccCAATTCACAAACCTCCAGCCAGTGGCTGTGGGCCATCTGACTGCACCTGAACGTCAGTTACAGCTGGACAACTCAATTCTCACCGTCACGTTTGACACTGTCAGTGGTTCTGCCATGCTGCACAACCGCCAAAATGACATTCAGATCCAGCCGCAGCCAGAGGCAGCCAATCCTCAGTCTGTGGCCCATTTTATAAACCTGACCACCTTGGTGAACTCCATTGCTCCTCTAGGGAACCAGATAACAGAACAGCATCCTCTGACATGGAGGTCAGTGCCTCAGACTGATGTCTTgcagccccaggcacagccaACGCCACAGCAGTCAGGACAGCAACAGGTTCAAACAGAGCAACAACAACAGATGTATAGCTACTAA